A window of the Tunturibacter empetritectus genome harbors these coding sequences:
- a CDS encoding non-ribosomal peptide synthetase/type I polyketide synthase, which yields MSERLNQETHRTDANAGDEQMLDSVAIIGMSGRFPGAPDVEAFWENIAGGKVTISHFSSTELEARNSAGLERGSDYVAARGVLEDPGMFDAEFFGISPRDAESMDPQHRIFLETCWNALEDAGYDQSTYAGQIGLFGGCSLNTYLLANLCRDRAFIDEVTGNYQVGEFRSFMGNDKDFLTTRVAYKLNLRGPCISVASACATSLVAIAQASQSLLNYQCDMALAGGVSVTFPQRRGHLYSEGSIGSKDGFCRPFDAAATGTVFSHGAGAVLLKRLEDAVADRDHITAVIRGFGVNNDGSMKAGYMAPGVDGQSGVIAAAQAMAGVDARTITYIEAHGTATPLGDPIEVAALTKAFRLCTEATGFCAIGTAKANVGHLDAAAGVAGVIKTALSLNKATLPPLANFESANPNIDFENSPFYVNRELSPWKSDGPRRAGVSAFGVGGVNAHVVLEEAPALQPLTASLRSAQLLCVSARSQSALQVAIGNLARYLKEHPEVPLDDVGYTLAVGRKAFDHRAAFVCAGAEDAIAKLSSAKAEANRVVPAKRPEVVFLFPGQGAQFAGMGSSLYKSEPLYRREVDECCEILRPMLGLDLREILFPVDVTAPEATERIQQTQFAQTGIFVTEFAMAKLWQAWGIEPRACAGHSIGEYVAAVLAGVMSREDALRLVSIRGRMMQEMPRGAMVGVRLSESELQPYLADDISIAALNAPKLSVLAGPLEAVERLEKRLTANGALFRRLRTSHAFHSSMMDPMLAGFEAEVAKVTLHRPARPYVSSFTGTWIEPEQATSPRFWADQVRNPVRFADALKTLMATPQILLEVGPGNTLATLARQQPNSSAAVIVSSLAQRDEQSPVEAGSLQEALGQLWVAGAMPDWTKVYAQEMRRRVSLPTYPFERKLYWVEPPPFTGGLQLPEPPIISRVEIFDTESGGEVVPAATEPLKEAPMQERKLRLQPIVSEVFTQLSGIEVTPDQVDHQFLELGLDSLFLTQATQGIQKKFGVKLTFRQIMEQYSTIASLSGYLDSVLPPDAFPAEAQVQAAPVQTVAAHSSVAAPLASFSSSGSSTSAGSAVERLFSEQMAMMSKVFEQQMAALRATTGLPAAVATSAASTVVSAAMPVVASAASSSATPTSTGETAEVKHGSYRPLQPRVQQDLDGDQQQYLNTLLAKYQKKTPGSKRLTDKARVHLADPRAVAGFRPQWKEMVYPLVTERAKGSRIWDVDGNEYIDIVNGYGAIMFGHSPQFVLDAVHKQIEEGVAIGPQSPLAGEVAAQICELTGNDRVTFCNTGSEAVMAAIRVARTVTGRDRIIYFAGDYHGTFDEVLVRNTPRGTVPLAPGIPIANTGNVVVLEYGADASLEYIRKNASEIAAVLIEPVQTRNPGLQPIAFIKTVRQITEQAEIALIIDEVVTGFRLAPGGVQESFGVRADLATYGKVIGGGYPIGVLSGKAQFMDALDGGTWQYGDASIPEVGVTFFAGTFVRHPQALAAARAVLNHLKAAGPQLQLDLNRKTAEMAARLDNFFVERGVPSRIHHFASWFYFTFHGDARLGSLLYYAMREKGIHIQEGYPCFLTTAHTDADLQTVEEVFRETVEEMQASNALPSHGEHQSGPAVAPVSAMHPAALKDSPAKVPITEAQREIYFAAALGDEVNCAFNESVTLRLRGDVDERALKQALESVFARHDALRSTISEDGESILIAPAFQGTVEQVDLSSAADASREQTLHEAIEREGRIPFSLTQGPLARATIFKMSADETVLLFTGHHIVLDGWSVNQLFEEISKFYSAKGNASEKLLPLLPFSSYAVQEQTRQKSGEFADNEAYWVNKFSGLAPVLDLPTDRPRPVNKTYHGATLKGSLGSALYMDLKGASARLGCTLYVTLLSGFQLLLHRLTRQPEVVVGISTAGQALFQNASLVGHCVHFLPMLSQLTEAETAKSHLAATRNVLFDAFDHQEFTYGSLLHKLSIPRDAGRLPLIEVQFNLEKIGARIGFDGLSADIKANPKQFVNTDMFLNVIETEDDLKFDCDFNTDLFDEETIRRWMHQYANLLSSVVRDATLRVDELELLDEKDRLEIVESWNRTEVEFGNEFVPIHRVAELRAREQADQVVVECGSKRWTRRELDQYSNRIAHRLQREGLKLGDLVGLCVPRSVEMLGALLGVLKAGGAYVPLDPRHPKDRLEMVLEDSGAALLVVGDSFPTAQPGFRTAAKVVVLDTKIAEESDAPLEASAAADSLAYVIYTSGTTGRPKGVAVEHGALMNLLQSMEREPGLSRADVLVAVTTLAFDIAGLELLLPLLTGARLVIATEEEVADGYLLLQLLQRSKATVLQATPGTWRMLIDAGWSRELPLKVLCGGEALPRDLADQLMERSEQVWNVYGPTETTIWSSATRVTAGTGPLLIGPPIANTQFYVLDPRLHPTPAGVVGELYIGGAGLARGYWKRPDLTAERFLPNPFAKGRIYKTGDLGRWHVDAKGQGQVELLGRTDFQVKIRGYRIELGEIEVALNRHPAVREAVVVAHTSKSAGAVITRLVAYVDAGNSAEHATALTADLLTMLADTLPEYMIPAVILPLPQLPRSPNGKIDRKSLPDAESFLKAGLHSAQRPFTAPSTAEQKKLAEIWSAVLMLDRVSITDSIFELGADSLLIFRIAARSQKEGLNVTAAQIFKHRTILALSDGLGEHAETRSNTIKAAPRITVAPRKAYRGESGTRG from the coding sequence ATGAGTGAGCGGCTGAATCAAGAAACACATAGGACTGACGCGAATGCGGGCGACGAGCAGATGCTGGACTCTGTCGCAATTATCGGCATGTCGGGGCGGTTCCCGGGAGCGCCGGATGTAGAGGCGTTCTGGGAGAATATCGCCGGCGGGAAGGTCACGATCTCTCATTTTTCTTCGACTGAACTGGAGGCGAGAAACAGCGCGGGGCTCGAGCGTGGTTCGGACTATGTTGCTGCTCGCGGTGTGCTCGAGGACCCCGGCATGTTCGATGCGGAGTTCTTCGGCATATCGCCTCGCGATGCGGAGAGCATGGATCCTCAACACCGGATATTTCTGGAGACGTGCTGGAATGCGCTAGAGGATGCGGGCTATGACCAATCGACCTATGCGGGACAGATTGGACTCTTCGGTGGATGCAGCCTCAATACTTATTTGCTGGCAAATCTTTGCCGCGATCGGGCGTTCATCGATGAGGTGACGGGGAACTACCAGGTTGGCGAGTTCCGGTCGTTTATGGGGAACGACAAAGACTTTCTGACGACCCGCGTTGCGTACAAGTTGAACTTGCGCGGGCCGTGCATCAGCGTGGCTTCCGCATGTGCTACTTCGCTGGTTGCAATTGCGCAGGCGAGCCAGAGCCTGCTGAACTACCAGTGCGATATGGCGCTGGCTGGTGGTGTGTCGGTGACGTTTCCGCAGAGGCGCGGGCATCTGTACTCGGAAGGAAGCATTGGATCGAAGGATGGATTCTGCAGGCCCTTCGACGCCGCCGCGACAGGCACGGTCTTCAGCCATGGTGCGGGTGCGGTTCTGTTGAAGCGGCTGGAGGATGCCGTAGCAGACCGCGACCATATCACCGCTGTGATTCGCGGGTTTGGCGTGAATAACGATGGCTCCATGAAGGCTGGATACATGGCTCCTGGGGTGGATGGGCAGTCGGGCGTGATTGCTGCTGCGCAGGCGATGGCCGGGGTGGATGCTCGCACCATTACTTACATTGAGGCTCATGGAACGGCGACGCCGCTGGGCGATCCGATTGAGGTCGCAGCGCTGACGAAGGCGTTTCGGTTATGCACGGAGGCGACGGGTTTCTGCGCGATCGGTACTGCGAAGGCCAACGTTGGGCATCTGGATGCTGCCGCGGGAGTGGCGGGAGTGATTAAGACGGCGCTCTCTCTGAACAAGGCGACGCTGCCACCTTTGGCCAACTTTGAGAGTGCTAATCCGAACATCGACTTTGAGAATTCGCCGTTCTATGTCAATCGCGAGTTGAGTCCATGGAAGTCTGATGGACCGCGCCGCGCCGGGGTGAGTGCTTTTGGAGTTGGCGGCGTGAATGCGCATGTGGTGCTGGAAGAGGCGCCAGCACTGCAGCCTTTGACGGCTTCCTTGCGTTCGGCGCAGTTGCTGTGCGTGTCGGCGAGATCGCAGTCGGCGCTGCAGGTGGCTATCGGCAATCTTGCTCGATACCTCAAAGAGCACCCTGAAGTTCCGCTTGATGATGTTGGCTACACGCTTGCGGTTGGCAGAAAAGCGTTTGATCATCGCGCTGCGTTTGTGTGTGCAGGCGCTGAAGATGCTATTGCAAAACTTTCGTCAGCCAAAGCGGAGGCGAATCGAGTTGTGCCGGCAAAGCGGCCCGAGGTTGTGTTTCTGTTTCCGGGGCAGGGGGCGCAGTTCGCGGGCATGGGCAGCTCGTTGTATAAAAGCGAACCGCTGTACCGCCGCGAGGTAGACGAGTGCTGCGAGATCCTGCGGCCTATGCTTGGTCTCGACCTTCGCGAGATTCTTTTTCCGGTGGATGTAACGGCACCGGAGGCTACGGAGAGGATTCAGCAGACGCAGTTTGCGCAGACGGGAATCTTCGTGACGGAGTTCGCGATGGCGAAGCTCTGGCAGGCGTGGGGGATTGAACCGCGTGCCTGTGCGGGCCACAGCATTGGGGAGTATGTTGCGGCTGTTCTTGCAGGGGTTATGAGCCGCGAAGATGCTCTGCGGCTGGTGAGCATTCGCGGAAGGATGATGCAGGAGATGCCGCGCGGGGCTATGGTGGGCGTGCGGCTCAGCGAGTCTGAGCTTCAGCCGTATCTTGCCGATGATATTTCGATTGCTGCGTTGAATGCTCCGAAGCTGAGCGTGCTGGCCGGGCCGCTTGAAGCCGTTGAGAGGCTGGAGAAGAGGCTGACTGCGAATGGAGCGCTCTTCCGCAGGCTGCGTACTTCGCATGCGTTTCATTCGTCGATGATGGATCCGATGCTGGCTGGGTTTGAGGCGGAGGTTGCCAAGGTTACGCTGCACCGTCCCGCTCGCCCTTATGTTTCGAGCTTCACCGGGACATGGATCGAGCCGGAACAGGCGACGAGCCCGCGCTTCTGGGCTGACCAGGTTCGCAATCCTGTTCGCTTCGCAGATGCGCTGAAGACGCTGATGGCGACTCCGCAGATATTGCTGGAGGTTGGCCCGGGAAATACGCTGGCTACGCTTGCGCGTCAGCAGCCGAATAGTAGTGCGGCCGTAATCGTCTCTTCGCTGGCGCAACGGGATGAACAGTCTCCCGTGGAGGCAGGTTCGCTCCAGGAGGCGCTTGGGCAACTCTGGGTGGCGGGGGCGATGCCGGACTGGACGAAGGTTTACGCACAGGAGATGCGGCGACGAGTCTCTCTGCCAACTTATCCGTTTGAACGCAAACTGTATTGGGTGGAGCCGCCGCCATTTACGGGGGGCTTGCAACTCCCCGAACCGCCAATCATTTCTAGAGTAGAGATTTTCGATACAGAAAGTGGCGGCGAAGTTGTTCCCGCCGCGACCGAACCGTTGAAAGAGGCACCAATGCAAGAACGCAAGCTGCGTCTGCAGCCGATTGTTTCAGAGGTTTTTACTCAGTTGAGCGGGATCGAAGTGACCCCGGATCAGGTCGATCATCAGTTTCTGGAGTTGGGGCTTGACTCGTTGTTTCTGACCCAGGCTACACAGGGCATTCAGAAGAAGTTCGGCGTGAAGCTGACCTTTCGCCAGATTATGGAGCAGTATTCCACGATTGCGAGTCTTTCCGGCTATCTGGACAGTGTGCTTCCGCCGGATGCGTTTCCAGCAGAGGCGCAGGTTCAAGCTGCTCCGGTGCAGACGGTCGCCGCTCACTCCAGCGTCGCAGCTCCACTTGCGAGCTTCTCGAGTTCAGGCTCGTCGACTTCTGCCGGCTCTGCGGTTGAGCGGCTGTTTAGTGAGCAGATGGCGATGATGTCGAAGGTCTTTGAGCAGCAGATGGCAGCGTTGCGCGCCACGACCGGATTGCCGGCGGCGGTTGCCACATCGGCGGCATCAACAGTGGTATCAGCGGCTATGCCTGTTGTGGCCTCTGCTGCGTCATCATCAGCTACACCGACGTCGACAGGGGAGACAGCTGAGGTCAAGCACGGATCTTACAGGCCCTTGCAGCCGCGGGTTCAACAGGATCTTGATGGCGATCAGCAACAGTATCTCAACACGCTCCTTGCGAAGTATCAGAAGAAGACGCCAGGGTCCAAGCGTCTGACAGACAAGGCACGGGTTCATCTTGCCGACCCTCGTGCGGTTGCCGGTTTTCGGCCGCAGTGGAAGGAGATGGTCTACCCACTCGTGACTGAGCGCGCCAAAGGTTCGAGGATCTGGGACGTCGATGGCAATGAGTACATCGACATCGTGAATGGTTACGGGGCGATCATGTTCGGGCACTCTCCGCAGTTTGTGCTGGATGCTGTTCACAAGCAGATTGAAGAAGGTGTTGCCATTGGGCCGCAGTCTCCGCTGGCGGGTGAAGTTGCGGCGCAGATATGCGAGCTAACGGGAAACGATCGGGTAACCTTCTGCAATACCGGATCGGAAGCGGTGATGGCGGCTATTCGCGTGGCTCGCACGGTTACGGGACGCGATCGCATCATCTACTTTGCGGGCGACTATCACGGTACGTTTGACGAGGTTCTTGTTCGCAATACACCACGGGGAACGGTGCCGCTTGCGCCGGGCATTCCGATTGCGAATACAGGAAATGTGGTTGTGCTGGAGTACGGCGCCGATGCTTCGCTTGAGTACATTCGCAAGAATGCGAGTGAGATCGCTGCTGTCTTAATAGAGCCAGTGCAGACGCGCAACCCTGGTCTGCAACCGATTGCTTTCATCAAGACCGTGAGACAGATCACGGAGCAGGCTGAGATTGCACTGATTATTGACGAGGTGGTCACAGGCTTCAGACTTGCTCCCGGCGGTGTGCAGGAGAGTTTCGGGGTGCGAGCCGATCTTGCGACGTATGGCAAGGTCATCGGCGGCGGGTATCCCATCGGCGTGCTCTCGGGTAAGGCACAGTTTATGGATGCGCTCGATGGCGGCACCTGGCAGTATGGCGATGCTTCGATCCCTGAGGTTGGCGTGACCTTCTTCGCTGGGACCTTCGTTCGTCATCCACAGGCTCTCGCTGCAGCACGTGCGGTTCTCAATCATTTGAAGGCTGCTGGGCCGCAGCTTCAACTTGATTTGAATCGAAAGACCGCAGAGATGGCGGCGCGGCTGGATAACTTTTTTGTTGAGCGCGGTGTTCCGAGCCGGATCCATCACTTCGCGTCGTGGTTTTACTTCACCTTCCACGGGGACGCTCGACTTGGCAGTCTGCTGTACTACGCGATGCGGGAGAAGGGCATTCATATTCAGGAAGGCTATCCCTGCTTCCTTACGACGGCACACACAGACGCGGATCTGCAAACTGTCGAGGAGGTATTCCGCGAGACGGTCGAAGAGATGCAGGCTAGCAACGCGCTTCCCAGCCACGGGGAGCATCAGAGTGGTCCGGCTGTAGCGCCAGTGTCTGCGATGCATCCTGCGGCTCTTAAGGACTCTCCGGCAAAGGTTCCGATCACTGAGGCGCAACGTGAGATCTACTTTGCTGCTGCGCTAGGCGATGAGGTGAACTGTGCGTTCAATGAGTCAGTGACGCTTCGTTTGCGCGGCGATGTTGATGAAAGGGCACTGAAACAGGCGCTTGAATCAGTGTTTGCTCGACACGATGCGTTGCGCAGCACCATCAGTGAGGATGGTGAATCGATATTGATCGCTCCAGCCTTTCAAGGCACTGTCGAACAGGTGGATCTCTCTTCCGCTGCAGATGCCTCTCGAGAGCAGACGTTGCATGAGGCGATTGAGAGGGAGGGGAGGATACCGTTCTCGCTTACGCAGGGGCCGCTTGCGCGCGCAACGATCTTCAAGATGTCCGCCGATGAGACGGTATTGCTCTTTACCGGGCATCATATCGTTCTCGATGGATGGTCCGTAAACCAACTTTTCGAAGAGATCAGCAAGTTCTACAGTGCAAAGGGGAACGCGAGCGAAAAGTTGCTACCTCTGCTTCCGTTCAGTAGCTATGCCGTTCAGGAGCAGACCCGTCAGAAGTCCGGTGAGTTTGCGGACAATGAAGCCTACTGGGTCAATAAGTTTTCTGGCTTGGCACCGGTGCTCGATCTGCCGACCGACAGACCTCGCCCGGTGAATAAGACCTACCATGGAGCGACATTGAAAGGCAGTCTCGGGTCCGCTCTGTATATGGATTTGAAGGGTGCAAGCGCACGGTTGGGTTGCACGCTTTATGTCACTCTGCTCTCGGGCTTTCAACTTTTGCTGCATCGTTTGACCCGTCAGCCGGAGGTAGTGGTTGGCATCTCGACGGCGGGGCAGGCTCTTTTTCAAAATGCGAGCCTCGTCGGACATTGTGTTCACTTTCTGCCGATGCTGAGCCAATTGACAGAGGCGGAGACGGCGAAGAGTCATCTCGCCGCTACTCGCAATGTGCTCTTCGATGCGTTCGACCATCAGGAGTTTACCTACGGCAGCCTGCTCCACAAGCTTTCGATTCCGCGAGATGCAGGGCGACTACCGCTGATCGAAGTTCAGTTCAATCTTGAAAAGATCGGAGCGCGTATTGGCTTTGACGGTCTGTCGGCGGACATAAAGGCAAACCCGAAGCAGTTTGTAAATACGGATATGTTTCTGAATGTGATCGAAACCGAAGACGATCTCAAATTCGATTGCGATTTCAATACCGACCTCTTTGACGAAGAGACGATTCGCCGCTGGATGCACCAGTACGCCAACCTGCTAAGCAGCGTTGTGCGGGATGCGACGTTGCGCGTAGATGAGCTTGAACTGCTGGACGAGAAAGACCGGCTGGAGATTGTAGAGAGTTGGAATCGAACCGAGGTGGAGTTCGGCAACGAGTTTGTTCCGATCCATCGAGTTGCTGAGCTGCGAGCGCGGGAACAGGCCGATCAGGTAGTGGTCGAGTGCGGTTCGAAGAGATGGACGAGAAGGGAACTGGATCAATATTCGAATCGCATTGCGCATAGACTGCAGCGGGAGGGGCTGAAGCTGGGGGATCTGGTTGGACTCTGTGTTCCGCGGTCGGTCGAGATGCTGGGGGCGCTGCTTGGAGTGTTGAAGGCCGGTGGGGCGTATGTGCCGCTGGATCCGCGGCACCCAAAGGATCGACTAGAGATGGTGCTCGAGGATTCGGGCGCTGCGTTGCTGGTTGTGGGAGATTCGTTCCCGACTGCGCAGCCCGGATTCAGAACCGCGGCGAAGGTCGTGGTACTGGATACGAAGATAGCCGAGGAGAGCGATGCGCCGCTTGAAGCATCAGCTGCGGCGGATTCGCTGGCATACGTCATCTATACCTCTGGCACAACTGGCAGACCGAAGGGCGTAGCCGTTGAGCATGGTGCTCTGATGAACTTGTTGCAATCGATGGAGCGGGAGCCTGGTCTGAGTCGAGCAGATGTGCTGGTCGCGGTGACTACGCTTGCTTTCGATATCGCGGGACTTGAATTGTTGTTGCCTTTATTGACGGGTGCGCGGTTGGTGATTGCGACCGAAGAGGAGGTTGCGGATGGCTACCTGTTGCTACAGCTGCTGCAGCGTAGTAAAGCGACCGTTCTGCAGGCCACTCCCGGCACCTGGAGGATGCTGATCGATGCCGGATGGAGCCGCGAACTGCCGCTGAAGGTGCTGTGCGGTGGTGAAGCGTTGCCGCGAGATCTGGCGGATCAGCTGATGGAGAGAAGCGAGCAGGTGTGGAACGTCTATGGGCCCACTGAGACGACTATCTGGTCGTCTGCTACGCGTGTCACCGCTGGGACAGGACCGCTACTCATCGGGCCTCCGATTGCGAATACACAGTTTTATGTGCTCGATCCTCGGCTGCACCCGACGCCTGCAGGAGTTGTGGGAGAGCTCTACATAGGAGGCGCGGGGCTGGCGCGCGGATATTGGAAGCGCCCGGATTTAACTGCCGAACGGTTCCTGCCCAATCCATTTGCCAAGGGGCGCATTTACAAGACGGGCGACCTGGGTCGCTGGCATGTGGATGCGAAGGGGCAAGGGCAGGTAGAGTTGCTTGGTCGAACCGACTTTCAGGTGAAGATTCGCGGCTATCGAATTGAGTTGGGAGAGATTGAGGTCGCCCTGAACAGGCACCCCGCGGTGCGCGAGGCTGTGGTGGTTGCGCATACTAGCAAGAGTGCCGGAGCGGTGATCACACGACTGGTGGCTTATGTCGACGCCGGCAACTCCGCAGAACACGCTACAGCGCTAACAGCGGATCTGCTCACGATGCTTGCAGATACTTTGCCGGAGTACATGATTCCAGCGGTGATCCTGCCGTTGCCACAGCTTCCACGATCACCGAACGGAAAGATAGACCGTAAGAGTCTGCCGGATGCGGAGAGTTTTCTGAAGGCAGGTCTTCACTCTGCACAGCGGCCATTCACTGCTCCTTCGACGGCAGAACAAAAGAAGCTCGCAGAGATTTGGTCTGCGGTGCTCATGCTGGACCGCGTTAGCATTACAGATAGTATCTTTGAGCTTGGTGCGGACTCGTTGCTCATCTTCCGAATAGCCGCACGCTCACAGAAGGAAGGTTTGAACGTAACGGCAGCGCAGATATTCAAGCATCGGACGATTCTGGCATTATCCGATGGGTTGGGGGAGCACGCGGAGACAAGATCCAACACGATCAAAGCAGCGCCGCGAATTACTGTCGCTCCACGAAAGGCTTATCGCGGTGAAAGCGGGACACGCGGATGA
- a CDS encoding condensation domain-containing protein, with product MKQYLQSATGVTTNTPEETPVVNSSASSVDEVYAMPATQGQVRFWSLDQMHPGNPALNMPLMWQCLGKLNVDLLAMAFTLAVRRHEMLRTTFAVVDGRLSQIIGLPYIVALPVKDLQEVPDAANSSEAGRLIREHAAYRMDLFNGPLLALKLLKFAPEHHLLLVTMHHIICDGISLGILLRDIAVFYEALMKDKEPVLPELPIQFADFAVWQEEWRKSEAAGTSLNFWRKALGTNFGRLELPHDATPEGRRDVRTDSESGDIETLLISPELTARAHEFCKDQNVTLNILLFSIFCALLYRVTGQRDVVVGSPCANRNDDTEELIGLFMNIQVLRVGIEPQETFRSLLTKVQDWTLGAYENQELPFEELIYDSHFSHNNTSFEIPIFFLYQKSFMVIQRVAGLEITPLRSMSPGAVFEWMFAIVDRPEEGPRLQLEYNPNYFRPGTIQRYLTSFIAVLESAVQESSIQLEKMAPTDDFLPAKLPDAQSQSAPLRNMRAVPEKQLDGGAAIMEKLEEQVATISDPIEIQLLELWRSMLGVEEITTDTNVFSLGVSSLSILRLVTRMNSLYSMGFGLASLISAPTIKMVADLVRRRYAPNTVTSLVPIQPVGTKRPLFIVHGAGGNVVNFYGLTTRIGADQPVYGVQAQALELNRPALLHLEDMAAHYLKEIRQVQPMGPYHLLGYSFGGVMVLEMAHQLLAAGETVGLLGMLDSRARDYIQVSSAEPSPNNGVSEPAGLVGFFHSQRGHGSVKGWWDFFLKDFTERRVRYTVTIAARMFSRLPAFLKNTHEINAVAARNYKVKPVSQKLTLFRAAKQADRSIPSDNGWSPIFQGGVEIHEVPGDHWQVLSVPGIDVLAKSIHGCLSRFDERVQ from the coding sequence ATGAAGCAATATCTCCAATCTGCGACGGGGGTCACTACGAATACACCTGAAGAAACGCCGGTCGTAAACTCGTCGGCCTCGTCGGTGGACGAAGTCTACGCCATGCCTGCTACGCAAGGACAGGTCCGTTTCTGGTCGCTGGATCAGATGCACCCGGGCAACCCCGCGTTGAATATGCCGCTGATGTGGCAGTGCCTCGGCAAACTAAATGTGGATCTTCTGGCCATGGCCTTTACCCTGGCGGTGCGACGACATGAGATGTTGCGAACGACCTTTGCGGTGGTGGATGGAAGACTATCGCAGATCATCGGGTTACCCTACATCGTTGCACTGCCGGTCAAGGATCTGCAGGAAGTGCCTGATGCGGCGAACTCATCAGAGGCCGGCAGACTGATCCGCGAACATGCGGCTTACCGCATGGACTTGTTCAACGGACCGCTTCTCGCTCTCAAGTTGCTGAAGTTCGCTCCGGAACATCATCTTCTGCTCGTCACGATGCACCACATTATCTGTGATGGCATATCTCTTGGCATTCTGCTGCGCGACATTGCGGTCTTTTACGAAGCGCTGATGAAAGACAAGGAACCTGTTCTGCCCGAGCTGCCGATTCAGTTTGCCGACTTCGCTGTTTGGCAGGAGGAGTGGCGAAAGAGTGAAGCTGCGGGAACGTCACTGAACTTCTGGCGTAAGGCTCTAGGAACAAACTTTGGACGGCTTGAACTCCCTCACGATGCAACCCCTGAAGGCCGGAGAGACGTTCGTACGGACTCCGAATCAGGCGATATCGAGACGCTTCTTATTTCGCCGGAGCTCACCGCACGGGCTCACGAGTTCTGCAAAGACCAAAACGTAACGCTGAATATCCTGTTGTTCAGCATCTTCTGTGCTCTGCTGTACCGGGTAACGGGGCAGCGGGATGTAGTCGTTGGATCTCCGTGCGCGAACCGGAACGATGATACGGAAGAGTTGATCGGGCTCTTTATGAATATTCAGGTACTCCGCGTGGGGATCGAACCACAGGAGACCTTTCGATCGCTGCTTACGAAGGTGCAGGACTGGACGCTGGGCGCATACGAAAATCAGGAGCTCCCGTTTGAAGAGCTGATCTACGACTCGCACTTCTCGCACAACAATACTTCGTTTGAAATCCCAATCTTCTTTCTGTATCAAAAGTCTTTTATGGTGATTCAGCGGGTTGCCGGACTTGAGATCACACCACTGCGGTCGATGAGTCCAGGTGCCGTCTTCGAGTGGATGTTCGCCATCGTCGATCGGCCGGAAGAAGGGCCGCGGCTGCAGCTTGAATATAATCCGAACTATTTTCGCCCGGGGACGATTCAACGATATCTAACGAGCTTCATCGCGGTGCTGGAGTCTGCCGTTCAGGAATCGTCGATCCAGTTGGAGAAGATGGCTCCGACAGACGATTTCCTTCCAGCGAAACTTCCTGATGCCCAGAGTCAAAGTGCGCCTCTTAGAAACATGCGTGCAGTCCCTGAGAAGCAATTAGATGGTGGCGCGGCGATCATGGAGAAGTTGGAAGAACAGGTTGCGACGATCAGCGACCCGATCGAGATTCAACTCCTCGAACTTTGGCGATCGATGCTGGGCGTCGAGGAGATCACGACTGATACCAACGTGTTTTCGCTTGGAGTCAGTTCGCTCTCCATTCTTCGCCTGGTTACACGCATGAACAGCCTGTATTCCATGGGATTCGGGCTGGCCAGTTTAATCTCCGCTCCCACGATCAAGATGGTTGCTGACCTGGTCCGCAGACGCTACGCGCCAAACACGGTGACGTCGCTCGTACCGATTCAACCTGTAGGCACGAAGCGCCCCCTTTTTATTGTTCATGGGGCGGGAGGGAACGTAGTCAACTTCTATGGCCTTACGACGAGGATTGGCGCGGACCAGCCAGTTTATGGAGTGCAGGCCCAGGCGCTTGAGCTAAATCGACCGGCGCTGCTCCACCTCGAGGATATGGCTGCTCATTATCTGAAGGAGATTCGACAGGTCCAGCCCATGGGCCCATATCACCTGCTCGGTTACTCCTTCGGTGGAGTCATGGTACTTGAGATGGCCCATCAACTTTTGGCTGCGGGCGAAACCGTTGGCCTATTGGGGATGCTGGATTCAAGAGCGAGAGATTACATCCAAGTATCTTCCGCCGAACCATCCCCCAACAACGGGGTTAGCGAACCGGCCGGTCTTGTTGGTTTTTTTCACAGCCAAAGAGGGCACGGGAGTGTCAAAGGATGGTGGGATTTTTTTCTCAAGGACTTTACGGAACGTCGAGTGCGCTACACCGTTACGATTGCTGCACGAATGTTCTCAAGATTGCCAGCTTTCCTCAAGAACACCCATGAGATTAACGCTGTAGCTGCAAGAAACTATAAGGTGAAACCAGTCTCGCAGAAGTTGACTCTTTTTCGGGCCGCGAAGCAGGCAGATCGCAGTATTCCTTCTGACAATGGCTGGTCGCCGATCTTTCAGGGTGGAGTTGAAATTCACGAGGTTCCTGGAGATCACTGGCAGGTTCTATCCGTGCCGGGAATTGATGTGTTAGCGAAATCGATCCATGGGTGCCTTAGTCGATTTGATGAGCGGGTGCAGTAA